The sequence GCTGCTGAAAGAACCGATGCTGCGCCGCTTCTTGCTGATCATCATGGCCATCCAGGGCAGCCACGCCGCCTACTACGGCTTTTCGGTGATCCATTGGGAGCGGCTTGGCATCAGCGCCGCCACCAGCGGCGCCCTGTGGAGCTGGGGTGTGGTGGTGGAAGTGCTGGTGTTCTTCTTTGCCCGGCGCCTCTTTAACCACCAAAGCGCCGCCACCTTGCTGAGCCTGGCCGCCGGGGCCGTGCTGCTGCGCTGGACCGGTACCGCCTTTGCCACCGAGCTTTGGCAACTGGTGATACTGCAAAGCCTGCACGGCTTTACCTTCTCCCTGGCGCACCTGGGGGCCATCCGCTTTATCAGCAAGGAGCTGCCCAGTCATTACGGGGTGGGCACCCAGGCCCTCTATTCGGCCCTGGCCCTGAGCCTGGCGGTGGCGGCGATGATGCTGGTGACAGGAGCCCTGTTCGATAGCCTGGGGGGCCTGGTGTTCCTGCTGATGGCGGCCCTTGGCCTGCCCGCCTGGTGGCTGGCAAGGGGCCTTAAACCCCTTAGCGAATAAAAAAGGGCGCCCCGGGGCGCCCTTTTTATTGCCACAGCCTTAGCCGTTACGGGGCTTTCGCTGGCGAATAAGGCCTTCTTGGGTGGTGGACGCCACCAGGCGGCCCTGGCGGTCGAAGAACTGGCCGCGCACCAGGCCTCGGCCGGCGCCGGCATTGGCGCTCTTGACCACGTACAGCAGCCAGTCGTCCATGCGAAAATCCCGGTGGAACCACATGGCGTGGTCGATGGACGCCACCTGCAGGCTCGGGTCCATGTAGGAGCGGCCATGGGGCTGCAAGGAGGTGGGCAGGAAGTTGAAGTCCGAGGCGTAGGCCAGCAGGTACTGGTGGATACGCAGATCGTCCGGCATCTGGCCATTGGCCTTCATCCACACGTAGCGTACCGGCTCGGCTACCGTCGGCGCCGTGGGGTCGTGAAAGACCACCGGGCGCATCTCGATGGGCATCTCGGTCAGGAAATTTTCGAGGATCTTCTTGGG is a genomic window of Gallaecimonas xiamenensis 3-C-1 containing:
- the tesB gene encoding acyl-CoA thioesterase II → MSTVLNELLSLLELEPVEKDIFRGQSQDLGFPALFGGQVLGQAMSAAQATVEPGRTAHSLHAYFLEAGDAKSPVVYLVENLRDGGTFSTRRIKAVQHGRAIFALTASFQVAEEGFEHQDEMPAVPGPEGLKSERELAEPLAERLPKKILENFLTEMPIEMRPVVFHDPTAPTVAEPVRYVWMKANGQMPDDLRIHQYLLAYASDFNFLPTSLQPHGRSYMDPSLQVASIDHAMWFHRDFRMDDWLLYVVKSANAGAGRGLVRGQFFDRQGRLVASTTQEGLIRQRKPRNG